The Mucilaginibacter mallensis genome has a segment encoding these proteins:
- a CDS encoding HAMP domain-containing sensor histidine kinase, whose translation MNIKNKLRAGIGFLFLMALISSGMADYYLTRLSNDSKAILKDNYRSLVYAKNIQQALDYPTSVNTATKLQIIEANVSKEEQNITEPGEGQLADSLRGNFEQYKLSLNNQQAINGLNIKMRNVLYNIMQLNMAGIERRNAIAQDTADKGIILVSLIGSLCFLIAFSFVWNFPGYIANPVKELIQGIKEIANKNYNKRLIFPVKDEFGDLADAFNQMAGKLNEYENSNLASIIFEKRRIETIINSMHDAIIGIDDKMFIIFANKVACTLIGLPEDKLTAQYAPNIAMENDLLRNMLFVDQHKMKIFADNRESYFEKEVLEVTNDYKVIGKVIILKNITDFQQLNDAKTTFIATISHELKTPLSSIKMSLKLLEDARVGEINTEQKQLLKNIDDDTHRLLHITAELLDAAQVETGKINLNFGSTHPKNIVSYAVQAIKSLADQKELTIAIDCPDTLPNVMADLDKTTWVLINLLSNAVKYSPTKSTINLDVKKSKNNIIEFSVKDSGQGIDEKYLARIFERYFRIPGAAADKTGTGLGLAIAKDFIEAQGGTIGVESEAGEGSRFYFSLNINNT comes from the coding sequence ATGAATATAAAAAATAAACTCCGCGCCGGCATAGGTTTCCTTTTCCTGATGGCGCTTATTAGTTCGGGGATGGCCGATTATTATTTAACCCGCCTCTCCAACGATTCAAAAGCTATTTTAAAAGATAACTACCGCTCACTTGTCTATGCTAAAAATATTCAGCAGGCGCTTGATTATCCAACGTCGGTAAATACAGCTACCAAATTGCAAATCATCGAAGCCAACGTAAGCAAGGAAGAGCAAAACATTACCGAACCTGGTGAAGGGCAGCTGGCTGATTCGCTGCGCGGTAATTTTGAACAATACAAGCTCTCGCTAAACAATCAACAAGCTATTAACGGGCTAAACATCAAGATGCGTAATGTGCTGTACAACATTATGCAATTAAACATGGCCGGTATTGAACGCAGGAATGCTATTGCACAGGATACGGCAGATAAAGGCATCATACTGGTATCGCTAATTGGCTCGCTTTGTTTTTTAATAGCTTTTAGCTTTGTGTGGAATTTCCCCGGTTACATAGCTAACCCGGTAAAGGAGCTGATACAGGGTATAAAAGAGATTGCCAACAAAAACTATAACAAACGTCTTATTTTTCCTGTCAAGGATGAATTTGGTGACCTGGCCGATGCTTTTAACCAGATGGCAGGCAAGCTTAATGAATATGAAAACAGCAACCTGGCCAGTATCATTTTTGAGAAAAGAAGGATAGAAACCATTATCAATTCAATGCATGATGCTATTATCGGCATTGATGATAAGATGTTTATTATCTTTGCCAACAAAGTGGCCTGTACCCTAATTGGTTTGCCTGAAGATAAGCTCACGGCGCAATATGCGCCAAACATAGCAATGGAAAATGATCTGCTACGTAATATGTTATTTGTAGATCAGCATAAGATGAAAATATTTGCTGATAACCGCGAAAGTTATTTTGAAAAGGAAGTGCTGGAGGTAACCAATGATTACAAGGTTATAGGCAAGGTTATTATCCTTAAAAATATAACTGATTTTCAGCAGCTTAACGATGCAAAAACAACGTTTATAGCCACTATTTCGCACGAGCTAAAGACTCCGTTGTCATCAATTAAGATGAGCCTTAAATTATTGGAGGATGCACGTGTAGGCGAGATCAACACTGAGCAAAAACAATTATTAAAAAACATTGATGATGATACGCACCGCCTGCTGCACATAACAGCCGAACTGCTGGATGCGGCGCAGGTTGAAACAGGCAAGATTAATCTGAATTTTGGCAGCACTCATCCAAAAAACATTGTAAGTTATGCCGTGCAGGCCATCAAATCGCTGGCAGACCAAAAAGAACTCACCATAGCCATTGACTGCCCTGATACCCTGCCAAATGTTATGGCCGACCTGGATAAAACCACCTGGGTGCTCATCAATCTGTTATCAAACGCAGTAAAATACAGCCCAACAAAGTCGACCATTAACCTCGACGTTAAAAAGAGTAAGAACAACATTATAGAATTTTCAGTGAAGGACTCAGGTCAGGGTATTGACGAAAAATACCTTGCCAGAATTTTTGAACGCTATTTCAGGATCCCCGGTGCCGCGGCCGACAAAACCGGCACTGGTTTAGGTTTAGCTATAGCCAAAGATTTTATTGAGGCGCAAGGCGGTACCATAGGCGTTGAAAGCGAAGCAGGCGAAGGAAGCCGTTTTTACTTCAGCCTTAATATTAACAACACCTAA